A single Calypte anna isolate BGI_N300 chromosome 5A, bCalAnn1_v1.p, whole genome shotgun sequence DNA region contains:
- the ZBTB42 gene encoding zinc finger and BTB domain-containing protein 42: protein MEFPDHSRQLLQCLSQQRHQGFLCDCTVLVGEAQFRAHRAVLASCSMYFHLFYRDQLDKRDIVHLNSDIVTAPAFSLLLEFMYEGKLEFNSLPVEDVLAAASYLHMYDIVKVCKGKLKDKELCSEEKINDEAASLEKAEHFLDAGVPLVHEFDPGNKQKFSVAEYERAAGKEKVSSHPAWSSDHLSVSSVPTEAEPCAAAAGKTKANVNSSTGPLSQRSVNHPLASSDVDCALDLSFKPVPGRDSLHPSYVFGQLASDSQQQGTEPLVKDEQDLLSDQEDGEARSPESQHFGNSAKSLVTGLGHMFAGNGSSHAREEDIDQERDESEDDMDSSDISSSGVLVPPGHICICPLCSKVFPSPHILQLHLSSHFRDKDGSRTRLSPDGSVPTCTLCGKTFSCMYTLKRHERTHSGEKPYTCGQCGKSFQYSHNLSRHAVVHTREKPHGCKWCERRFTQSGDLYRHIRKFHCGLVKSLVV from the coding sequence ATGGAGTTTCCAGACCATAGCCGCCAGTTGCTGCAGTGTCTGAGTCAGCAGCGTCACCAGGGCTTCCTGTGTGACTGTACTGTTTTAGTTGGAGAAGCTCAATTCAGAGCTCACAGAGCCGTTCTTGCCTCTTGCAGTATGTACTTCCATCTTTTCTACAGGGACCAGTTAGACAAAAGGGATATTGTGCATCTGAACAGTGACATTGTCACAGCCCCTGCCTTCAGCCTGCTGCTCGAATTCATGTACGAGGGAAAGCTGGAATTCAACAGTCTCCCGGTCGAAGATGTGCTGGCTGCGGCTAGCTACCTTCACATGTATGACATTGTGAAAGTCTGCAAGGGCAAGTTGAAAGATAAAGAATTATGTTCCGAAGAGAAGATTAATGATGAGGCAGCTAGTTTGGAGAAAGCAGAGCATTTTCTAGATGCTGGGGTGCCCCTGGTCCACGAGTTTGAcccaggaaacaaacaaaaattcagcGTTGCAGAATACGAGAGAGCAGCAGGCAAAGAAAAGGTCAGCAGTCACCCCGCCTGGTCCTCTGATCATCTAAGTGTCAGCTCTGTGCCGACAGAGGCAGAACCGTGCGCCgcagcagctggaaaaacaaaggcTAATGTCAATAGTTCCACGGGACCTTTGTCCCAAAGGTCTGTTAACCATCCCCTGGCTTCGAGTGATGTGGACTGCGCGCTGGATTTGTCTTTCAAGCCTGTGCCGGGGAGAGATTCCTTACACCCCTCCTATGTCTTTGGACAGCTGGCTTCCgacagccagcagcagggtACCGAGCCACTTGTTAAAGATGAACAAGACTTGCTGTCAGATCAGGAGGATGGCGAAGCCAGGAGTCCGGAGAGTCAGCATTTTGGGAATTCAGCCAAAAGCCTAGTGACAGGGTTAGGACACATGTTCGCGGGGAATGGCAGCTCTCATGCCCGAGAGGAGGATATAGATCAAGAGCGAGACGAGAGCGAGGACGACATGGATTCCTCGGACATCTCCTCCTCGGGTGTCCTCGTGCCTCCCGGGCATATCTGCATTTGCCCCCTCTGTAGCAAGGTGTTCCCCAGCCCACACATCCTTCAGCTGCACCTGAGCTCCCACTTCCGTGACAAGGACGGCTCCCGGACCCGCCTGTCCCCCGACGGGTCCGTCCCCACTTGTACCCTCTGTGGGAAGACTTTCTCTTGCATGTACACCTTAAAAAGGCATGAGAGGACTCACTCGGGGGAGAAGCCCTACACCTGCGGCCagtgtgggaagagcttccAGTATTCCCACAACCTCAGCCGACACGCTGTGGTGCACACCAGGGAGAAACCCCATGGGTGCAAGTGGTGTGAGAGACGGTTCACCCAGTCTGGGGATTTGTACAGACATATCCGCAAATTTCATTGTGGCCTTGTAAAGTCCTTGGTTGTTTGA